A window from Candidatus Arthromitus sp. SFB-rat-Yit encodes these proteins:
- a CDS encoding D-alanine--D-alanine ligase — protein sequence MSRKMKLGVLYGGISSEREVSINTGKQIINILDEEKYNVVEIFLNKKEDIFKCKGLDFVFIALHGKFGEDGQVQSILDSMGIKYNGSDFSTSSLCMNKYLVKKVLSDYAVQMPRGIIVDKKYDLCNIDLTFPIIVKPNFGGSSVGIVKCETMDELLKNVKESFGYDDKLLIEEFIEGQEITCGILNGEALPIFKIIPQNHEFFNYISKYDNTSIEEPIELSEDLDRMIKEISKKCYDVLNCRIYSRIDFILKDGIPYFLEINTLPGMTEGSLFPKMGRLAGLDFKSLVDNIIESSIN from the coding sequence ATGAGTAGAAAAATGAAATTAGGTGTTTTATATGGTGGTATATCATCTGAACGAGAAGTTTCTATAAATACAGGGAAACAAATAATTAATATACTTGATGAAGAGAAATATAATGTTGTGGAAATATTTTTAAATAAAAAAGAGGATATATTCAAATGTAAGGGATTAGATTTTGTATTTATTGCACTTCATGGGAAATTTGGTGAAGATGGACAAGTTCAAAGTATTTTAGATTCTATGGGCATTAAATATAATGGATCTGATTTTTCAACAAGTTCATTATGTATGAATAAATATTTAGTTAAGAAAGTTTTAAGTGATTATGCTGTACAAATGCCAAGGGGAATTATTGTAGATAAGAAGTATGATTTATGTAATATAGATTTAACTTTTCCAATTATTGTGAAGCCGAATTTTGGAGGATCTAGCGTTGGTATCGTTAAATGTGAAACTATGGATGAATTATTAAAAAATGTGAAAGAGTCATTTGGCTATGATGATAAATTATTGATTGAAGAATTCATAGAAGGACAAGAAATAACTTGTGGGATATTAAATGGTGAAGCACTTCCGATATTTAAAATAATTCCTCAAAATCATGAGTTTTTTAACTATATATCTAAATATGATAATACAAGTATTGAAGAACCTATAGAGCTTTCGGAAGATTTAGATAGAATGATTAAAGAAATTTCAAAAAAATGTTATGATGTTTTAAATTGCAGGATTTATTCGAGAATAGATTTTATTTTAAAAGATGGGATTCCATATTTTCTTGAGATAAATACTTTACCAGGTATGACAGAAGGAAGTCTATTTCCCAAAATGGGTAGACTTGCAGGATTAGATTTTAAATCATTAGTAGACAATATAATAGAAAGTTCAATTAATTAA
- the nth gene encoding endonuclease III, whose translation MRKKFKIIVDKLIESYPDAKCELEYESPFQLLIATVLSAQTTDKKVNEVTNSLFSEYPKLEDFLNLDEEKLKDKIKCIGLYRTKSKNIINLCKILKEEFNGEVPKTRDELITLPGVGRKTANVVISNCFGVQAFAVDVHVFRVSNRIGIANSKTPEQTELELMKNIDESLWTICHHTIIFHGRRCCTSRKPNCGECKIKEYCKYYKQNN comes from the coding sequence ATGAGGAAGAAGTTTAAGATTATAGTGGATAAATTGATTGAAAGTTACCCTGATGCTAAGTGTGAACTTGAATATGAAAGTCCATTTCAATTACTTATAGCTACAGTTTTATCTGCTCAAACTACAGATAAAAAAGTAAATGAGGTTACAAATAGTTTATTTTCAGAATATCCTAAGCTAGAAGATTTTTTGAACTTAGATGAGGAAAAGCTTAAAGATAAGATAAAATGTATTGGGTTATATAGAACGAAGAGTAAAAATATCATAAATTTATGTAAGATTTTAAAAGAAGAGTTTAATGGCGAGGTTCCAAAAACTAGGGATGAATTAATAACTTTACCTGGTGTAGGTCGTAAAACGGCAAATGTTGTTATATCTAACTGTTTTGGGGTTCAGGCTTTTGCTGTAGATGTACATGTGTTTAGAGTGTCTAATAGGATAGGTATAGCTAATTCAAAAACACCGGAGCAAACAGAGTTAGAACTTATGAAAAATATTGATGAGAGTTTATGGACAATTTGTCACCATACAATTATTTTTCATGGTAGGAGGTGCTGTACATCAAGAAAACCTAATTGTGGAGAATGTAAAATAAAAGAATATTGTAAGTATTACAAACAAAATAATTAA
- a CDS encoding lysophospholipid acyltransferase family protein, which yields MKKISLMKILVNIILFLEKIIPESIMNKIINFGIDRYINKYARLRIIGEEKLRVIKAPVIFICNHLSNADGLILNKVLKNQDVTFIMGVKLTQDPMTNLGCKIVKNIQITPSSPDKSAISNLVKHVRNGNNILIFPEGTRSRNGKMIKAKKGIYLIAKLCKVPIVPIAIYGSEKFMPIDKEGNMNNETFNNADVYVSIGDKINIPEKIKTETKEEFEERFINTLMSKISSMLPREYRGVYEEEV from the coding sequence ATGAAAAAAATATCTCTTATGAAAATTTTGGTAAATATAATATTGTTTTTAGAAAAAATAATACCTGAGAGTATTATGAATAAAATAATAAATTTTGGTATAGATAGGTACATAAATAAGTATGCAAGATTAAGAATTATAGGAGAAGAGAAACTTAGAGTAATAAAGGCACCTGTTATTTTTATTTGTAATCATTTGAGTAATGCAGATGGGCTTATATTGAATAAGGTATTAAAAAATCAAGATGTAACTTTTATAATGGGAGTTAAATTAACACAAGACCCGATGACAAATTTAGGATGTAAAATAGTAAAAAATATACAAATAACTCCTTCTTCTCCTGATAAGAGTGCAATTTCTAATTTGGTAAAACATGTTAGAAATGGAAATAATATTTTGATTTTCCCAGAAGGTACACGAAGTCGTAATGGGAAAATGATAAAAGCGAAAAAAGGTATTTATTTAATAGCAAAACTATGTAAAGTTCCAATTGTCCCTATTGCCATTTATGGAAGTGAGAAATTTATGCCAATAGATAAGGAGGGTAATATGAATAATGAAACTTTTAATAATGCAGATGTATATGTTAGCATTGGGGATAAGATAAATATACCGGAAAAGATTAAAACTGAAACTAAGGAAGAGTTTGAAGAAAGGTTTATAAATACATTAATGAGTAAGATATCAAGCATGCTTCCCAGAGAGTATAGAGGGGTATATGAGGAAGAAGTTTAA